Proteins found in one Fibrobacter sp. UWT2 genomic segment:
- a CDS encoding GNAT family N-acetyltransferase produces the protein MYEFLPYSPDLDKRLDHFVEHESVNGTFLQSRRFLNYHPADRFTDASFALEKSGILAAYFPGVVKEQTFISHAGTTFGGPIVAKQFYSGSRLLEILKEADQYLTGRFKNIRFKITPAIFAEESPDLLEYTLEHLGYTRHTELSSYCTLQSDVDPLENCDKDCRRIFKKSEIEGIRFGNLEKAEDFETFYRFLEISKSKHHVHPVHSLQELYDLKDNRIPEHIRFRGMWDGDTLVAVMMLFLFEKTKTIHAQYIAPNPDYTKFQTGCALYVRVMREAALDGYQKISWGISTENGGEVLNESLLRFKESFGAKACVNVTYEK, from the coding sequence ATGTACGAATTTTTGCCATACAGTCCGGATTTGGATAAGCGGCTAGACCATTTTGTGGAGCACGAATCTGTCAACGGGACCTTTTTACAGTCCAGACGATTCTTGAACTACCACCCGGCAGACCGCTTTACCGACGCCAGTTTCGCGCTTGAAAAAAGCGGGATTCTTGCGGCCTATTTCCCGGGCGTGGTAAAGGAACAAACCTTTATTTCCCATGCGGGGACCACTTTTGGCGGCCCTATTGTCGCAAAGCAGTTCTACAGCGGTTCAAGGCTCCTTGAAATTTTGAAGGAAGCAGACCAGTACCTTACCGGCCGATTCAAAAACATTCGATTCAAGATTACGCCTGCCATTTTTGCAGAAGAAAGCCCTGACCTTCTGGAATACACGCTGGAACACTTGGGATACACGCGCCACACGGAACTGAGTTCGTATTGTACGTTGCAATCCGACGTAGACCCGCTCGAAAACTGCGACAAGGATTGCCGTCGCATTTTCAAGAAATCCGAAATCGAAGGCATCCGATTCGGAAACCTGGAAAAAGCGGAAGACTTTGAGACCTTCTACCGTTTTCTGGAAATTTCGAAATCCAAGCACCACGTGCATCCGGTCCATTCCTTGCAGGAACTCTACGACCTGAAGGACAACCGTATTCCCGAACACATCCGCTTCCGCGGCATGTGGGACGGAGACACCCTGGTTGCAGTCATGATGCTCTTCTTGTTCGAAAAGACAAAAACCATTCATGCCCAGTACATCGCGCCCAATCCGGATTACACAAAGTTCCAGACCGGTTGCGCCCTATATGTACGCGTGATGCGAGAAGCCGCCCTCGACGGCTACCAGAAAATTTCTTGGGGCATTTCTACCGAAAACGGCGGAGAAGTCTTGAACGAAAGTCTACTCCGATTCAAGGAATCTTTTGGCGCCAAGGCTTGCGTGAATGTTACTTACGAAAAATGA
- a CDS encoding DegT/DnrJ/EryC1/StrS aminotransferase family protein produces MMNVPFYSLDYVNRALGDALRESFSDVLDSKWFIRGNRCCEFEEAFAAYCGKKACVGVGNGLDALTLMLKASILLGRMAEGDEVIVPANTFVATVLAVRAAGLVPVLVEPNRDTCVLDVSRLAEACSEKTRAILTVHLYGRLADMSAICEFAKAKGLLVFEDAAQAHGAALDVNNLSSLVSRLSSNAAAYSFYPTKNLGAMGDGGAVVTDDLELAQVVKSLGNYGSREKYVNQYVGVNSRLDEIQAAILLAKLPHLDAWNARRQEIAARYCAEIKNPLVRVTPVPANPKSHVWHVFPVFCEARDDLQKFLKDRGVETLIHYPIPPHKQEAFAGALSRGELRHGNLPIAEELARTELSIPMGPAMTDEQVAYVIETINAYAR; encoded by the coding sequence ATGATGAATGTCCCGTTTTATTCGCTGGATTATGTGAATCGCGCTTTAGGCGACGCCCTGCGCGAATCTTTTTCTGATGTCCTTGATTCAAAGTGGTTTATTCGCGGAAATCGTTGCTGCGAGTTTGAAGAAGCCTTTGCCGCCTATTGCGGGAAAAAGGCTTGTGTCGGAGTCGGAAACGGTTTGGATGCTTTGACTTTGATGTTGAAGGCGTCGATTCTCCTTGGCCGAATGGCTGAAGGTGACGAAGTCATTGTGCCGGCGAATACATTTGTGGCGACTGTTTTGGCGGTGCGCGCGGCGGGTCTTGTTCCTGTGTTAGTGGAACCCAATCGCGATACCTGCGTTTTGGATGTTTCCCGTTTGGCGGAAGCCTGCTCCGAAAAGACCCGCGCCATTTTGACGGTGCATCTGTACGGTCGTCTGGCAGATATGTCTGCGATTTGTGAATTCGCGAAGGCGAAAGGGTTGCTCGTATTTGAAGATGCCGCCCAAGCTCACGGAGCTGCTTTAGATGTAAATAATCTCTCGTCTCTCGTCTCTCGTCTCTCGTCTAATGCAGCGGCCTATAGCTTTTACCCGACTAAAAACCTCGGCGCCATGGGCGACGGGGGAGCGGTGGTGACTGATGACTTGGAACTTGCCCAGGTGGTAAAGTCCCTTGGCAATTACGGTTCTCGCGAAAAATACGTGAATCAGTATGTGGGCGTAAATTCCCGCCTTGATGAAATTCAGGCGGCCATTCTGCTTGCAAAGCTTCCACATCTTGATGCCTGGAATGCCCGCCGTCAAGAAATTGCGGCTCGCTACTGTGCCGAAATCAAGAATCCGCTAGTGCGTGTAACGCCGGTTCCCGCGAACCCGAAGTCGCATGTGTGGCATGTTTTCCCGGTATTCTGCGAAGCCCGTGACGATTTGCAAAAGTTCCTGAAGGATCGTGGTGTAGAAACGCTGATTCATTACCCCATTCCGCCTCACAAGCAAGAGGCTTTTGCGGGGGCGCTTTCTCGCGGTGAACTTCGCCACGGAAATCTTCCCATTGCCGAAGAACTGGCCCGCACGGAACTCAGCATTCCGATGGGTCCGGCCATGACCGATGAACAAGTTGCTTACGTCATCGAAACCATCAATGCCTATGCCCGCTAA
- a CDS encoding O-antigen translocase — MNKLLTSSKPSMPMPAKQNYTKLFAGSGAVTLFNALRAFAINKLLAIFLPPAAFACVGQFLNLMNIGQATSSLAMQNGWTALTAQNKDNREKLLGIWRGGLRLTTMGSLLTFVVALLFCFMAPLQVLLPGVPTRLAQAAILFALPGILATNIITITAAVMNGLGENRKWATINMVASVWQVLWVAFFLYTGRLSVLSIIATQSIVAALFAAQIASRAGFSVKYIWKTALDTRGPWLSYALMGLIPMVLAPVVLTFIRTIVNMHFGGDAAGIWQSVWKVSDFLFMAMSAILTVVLLPRVSPQMTRQEFFSMFHPLLFRIMGISLVMVGALYFGRSILVQVLFSKAYMGAVDYLPLQLVGDFFRSGGFALALVLIARAETKKFLAVEIASEVLLAVGSYVGIRLFEFNGPMIAYAFENFVYMVVLYIIVRRLKWNTP; from the coding sequence ATGAACAAGTTGCTTACGTCATCGAAACCATCAATGCCTATGCCCGCTAAACAGAATTACACAAAGCTTTTTGCGGGCTCCGGCGCAGTCACCTTGTTTAATGCGCTTCGTGCGTTTGCAATCAACAAGCTGCTTGCGATATTCCTGCCGCCCGCCGCATTTGCCTGCGTCGGTCAGTTCCTGAATTTAATGAATATTGGCCAGGCTACGTCCTCGTTGGCAATGCAGAACGGTTGGACCGCCTTGACGGCCCAGAATAAGGACAATCGCGAAAAGCTTCTTGGCATCTGGCGCGGCGGACTTCGCCTTACGACCATGGGAAGTCTGCTTACTTTTGTGGTGGCGCTCCTGTTCTGCTTTATGGCTCCGCTCCAGGTGCTTTTGCCAGGGGTGCCGACACGCCTTGCCCAGGCCGCCATCTTGTTTGCCCTTCCTGGAATCCTTGCAACAAATATCATTACCATAACGGCTGCGGTCATGAATGGCCTTGGCGAAAACCGCAAGTGGGCGACCATCAACATGGTGGCTTCGGTGTGGCAGGTGTTGTGGGTGGCCTTCTTCCTTTATACGGGGCGCCTTTCGGTGCTGTCTATTATTGCAACTCAATCGATTGTGGCTGCCCTTTTTGCCGCCCAGATTGCGAGTCGCGCAGGCTTTAGCGTTAAGTATATTTGGAAGACTGCCCTTGATACACGGGGACCGTGGCTGTCTTATGCGCTGATGGGACTTATCCCGATGGTGCTTGCACCAGTGGTGCTGACCTTCATCCGAACGATTGTGAACATGCATTTTGGCGGTGATGCTGCAGGTATCTGGCAGAGCGTGTGGAAGGTTTCCGATTTTCTCTTTATGGCAATGTCTGCCATTTTGACGGTGGTTCTTTTGCCGCGGGTTTCGCCCCAGATGACTCGCCAAGAATTTTTCTCCATGTTCCATCCGCTGCTGTTCCGCATCATGGGAATTTCCCTTGTGATGGTCGGGGCGCTCTATTTTGGCCGGAGCATTCTGGTGCAGGTGCTGTTCTCCAAGGCCTATATGGGCGCCGTTGACTACTTGCCGCTCCAGCTGGTGGGAGATTTCTTTCGGTCGGGGGGCTTTGCACTCGCCTTGGTGCTGATCGCCCGGGCCGAAACCAAGAAGTTCTTGGCGGTTGAAATTGCGTCAGAGGTTTTGCTTGCGGTCGGTTCTTACGTGGGAATCCGCTTGTTTGAATTCAATGGCCCTATGATAGCGTACGCTTTTGAAAATTTCGTGTATATGGTTGTACTTTACATTATTGTGCGGAGGCTCAAGTGGAATACTCCATAA